From Aedes albopictus strain Foshan chromosome 1, AalbF5, whole genome shotgun sequence, one genomic window encodes:
- the LOC109413002 gene encoding uncharacterized protein LOC109413002, with amino-acid sequence MAYVVAPNIEPFRKGQSFTTWVRRLTYHFRVNKVKEDERKDQMFMLGGDYLFSVAEKLYPTEALLDEVAYDELVQKLKERLDRTDSVLLQRYHFSSKLQQAGESASDFIFSLKFQAENCEFGDQKNRLIVDRLLVGLSDTKLKHRLLTEDSAKLTLEQAEKIVATWEMAATHTKALANNEDVGLVAAMDSRYPLTGGRGAVLQKIRDAAQGFRGPVKSRLGVRPEIRPAEDRHQNSRVRFQSQHSRHRDSSAGPSSRRFQRNSEQWPVDQRYCDYCKRRGHVRRKCYKLKNERHNEVNHVDTQDANSSTGSLSQLAERLDRLRSGSWDSDENDSGELQCMHVSSINKISNPCLLNVTIENNTVQMEVDSGSSVTVMGKNLFTTKFDLPLVKSTKQLIVINGSRLKVSGEVGVKVEYNGKTANLTLLVLDCDYQFIPLLGRPWLDEFFPNWRNFFGNLMPLYNISENKREALVSDIKLNFSDVFVKDFSIPIKHYEADLVLKTDMPIFRKAYDVPYRLRGKVLKYLDKLEAEKVITPIQTSEWASPVVVVMKKKQ; translated from the coding sequence ATGGCCTATGTTGTGGCTCCCAACATTGAACCGTTTAGAAAGGGACAATCTTTTACGACCTGGGTCCGCCGTTTGACCTACCATTTCCGGGTCAACAAGGTCAAGGAAGATGAGCGGAAGGACCAGATGTTCATGCTGGGCGGGGATTATCTCTTCAGCGTGGCTGAAAAACTTTATCCAACCGAGGCACTTTTGGATGAAGTGGCCTACGATGAACTGGTGCAAAAACTTAAGGAACGATTAGACAGAACCGATTCAGTATTGCTTCAGAGATACCACTTTAGTTCAAAATTACAACAGGCCGGTGAATCGGCAAGCGATTTCATCTTTTCTTTGAAGTTTCAAGCTGAAAATTGTGAATTTGGGGATCAGAAGAATAGGCTTATTGTTGACCGTCTTCTGGTCGGTTTATCAGATACTAAACTGAAGCATCGCCTCCTTACGGAGGACAGCGCCAAGCTGACTTTAGAACAAGCCGAAAAAATTGTCGCTACTTGGGAAATGGCAGCGACCCACACGAAGGCATTGGCGAACAATGAGGATGTCGGCCTAGTAGCAGCCATGGATAGCAGATACCCTCTAACTGGAGGCAGAGGAGCAGTGCTACAGAAAATCAGAGACGCAGCCCAAGGTTTCCGCGGTCCAGTGAAAAGTCGTCTTGGTGTAAGACCGGAAATTCGGCCGGCCGAGGATCGGCACCAGAATTCCAGAGTTCGCTTCCAATCCCAGCATTCTAGGCATCGGGATTCTTCTGCTGGACCATCTAGTCGGAGATTCCAGCGAAACAGTGAACAATGGCCGGTGGATCAGCGCTACTGTGACTACTGCAAGCGCAGAGGTCACGTACGCCGGAAGTGTTACAAATTGAAGAACGAACGGCACAACGAAGTCAACCATGTCGACACTCAGGATGCGAACAGCAGCACGGGTAGCTTGAGCCAGCTGGCCGAGCGTCTTGACCGGTTGAGGTCTGGTAGCTGGGACTCGGATGAAAACGACTCAGGTGAATTACagtgcatgcatgtttcttctaTTAATAAAATTAGTAATCCCTGTTTATTAAATGTTACCATTGAAAACAATACTGTGCAGATGGAGGTTGACAGTGGCTCTTCTGTTACAGTGATGGGCAAAAATTTGTTCACAACTAAATTTGACCTTCCTTTAGTGAAAAGCACTAAACAATTAATTGTGATAAATGGTTCCAGGTTGAAAGTTTCTGGTGAAGTTGGAGTAAAGGTTGAATACAATGGCAAAACAGCTAATTTGACGCTTTTAGTGCTTGACTGCGACTACCAGTTTATTCCTCTGCTGGGTCGACCGTGGTTGGACGAATTCTTTCccaactggagaaatttttttggtaatttgatGCCATTATACAACATTTCAGAAAATAAAAGAGAAGCATTGGTTAGCGACATAAAGTTAAATTTTTCTGACGTTTTTGTTAAGGATTTCTCTATACCAATAAAACATTATGAAGCCGATCTAGTTTTAAAAACTGACATGCCAATTTTTAGAAAGGCTTATGACGTTCCTTATCGTTTAAGGGGaaaagttttgaaatatttggacAAGCTTGAAGCTGAAAAAGTGATAACTCCTATTCAAACCAGTGAGTGGGCATCACCTGTGGTGgtagtaatgaaaaaaaaacaatga